CACTGTCCGGCCGCGTGGCCATCGTTACCGGCGGCGGCAGCGGCCTGGGCAAGGCCATCTGCCAGGCCTTGGCGGAGGACGGCGTGCGCGTGGTGGTCGCGGACTACGACGAGCGCGCCGCGCAAGGCGTGGCGCAAGCGCTACCCGAAAAGCGCGGCGACGCCTTGCACCTGGATGTGGGCAACGAGGAACAGGTGCGCGATGCGCTGCGCCAGACCGCGGAAAGGCATGGCCGATTGGACATCCTGATCAACAACGCCGGCGTGGACGTCACCGCGCCGCTGGAAGAACTGCGGGTCGCCGATTGGGAGCGCGTGGTGCGCACCAACCTGACCGGCCCCTTCCTGATCTGCAAGTATGGCCTGGCCCACCTGAACAAGGGCGGCCACATCGTCAACATCGCATCCACCGCGGCGCGCCGCGCCTGGCCCAACGCATCCGTCTACCACGCGACCAAGTGGGGCTTGCTGGGCCTGTCGCATGCCCTGCACGCGGAACTTCGTCCCAAGGGGATCAAGGTATCGGCCGTCATCGCGGGCGGCATGCGCACGCCGTTCCTGCTGGACCGCTTCCCCGATATCGATACGGACACGCTGCAGGATCCCGCCAATGTGGCACGCACCGTCCGCTTCCTGCTTACCCAGCCCGCGGAAACCGTCATCCCGGAGGTCATGGTGCTACCCATGCGCGAGACCTCATGGCCATGATGAAGCCCGCGATCTTTCTCGACAAGGACGGCACCCTGCTGGACGATGTCCCTTACAACGTGGATCCCGCCCGGATGGCCTGGGCCCCGGGCGCGCGCGAAGGCATCGCGATGATGGGGCAGCTGGGCCATCCGCTGATCGTCATCAGCAACCAGCCCGGTGTCGCGCTCGGCCGCTTCGACGAAGCGGCGCTGACCGCGGTGCGGCGGCGCCTGAGCGTCATGTTCCGCAGCCAGGGCGCGCAGCTCGCGGGCTTCTACTACTGCCCGCACCATCCCCAGGGCACGCGCCCGGCCTATTCCGTGTCCTGCGTGTGCCGCAAGCCCATGCCGGGCCTGCTGCGGCGGGCAGCGGCCGATCACGGCGTAGACCTGCGCGCGTCCTGGTTCGTGGGCGACATCCTGAATGACGTCGAGGCCGGCACGCGCGCCGGCTGCCACACCGTGCTGCTGGACAACGGGCACGAGACCGAATGGCAACCGGGACGATGGCGCACGCCCGACGAGGTCGTGCCGGATCTGTTCATGGCCGCGCGCCTGATCGCGCGGAAACTGCGTCGCATCCCCATGCTGGGCAAGGAATCCGCATGACCGATCGCCTCTCTTCCACGGTAGCGACCCTGCCCGCTCCCAGCGCCCCGGATAACGCGCGGTCCGCCGCGACGGCGTCCGCGGCCTGGGACGAGGCGCGCAACATACTCTGCGTCCGCCTGGACAACATGGGCGACGTGCTGATGACGACACCCGCGCTGCGCGCCCTGAAGGATGCCCGGCCCGACCGCCGCCTTACGCTGCTGGCCTCGCGCGCCGGGGCCGCCATCGCGGCGCACGTGCCGGAGGTCGACGAAACGATCGTGTACGAGGCCGCATGGGTCAAGAACGCCGCGAGTCCGCCGGACACCTACCGCGCGACCGTCGAGCGGCTGCGCGGCGGCGGTTTCGACGCGGCCGTGATATTTACCGTCTACAGCCAGAGCGCGCTGCCCGCGGCCCTGATGTGCCACGCGGCCGGCATACCGCGGGTGCTCGCCTATAGCCGCGAGAACCCCTATCACCTGGTCAGCGATTGGGTGCGCGAAGTCGAACCCTTGCCGGAGCCGCGCCACGAGGTACAGCGGCAGCTCGACCTGGTGGCGACGGTAGGCGCGAGCACCCCGGACACGCGCCTTTC
Above is a genomic segment from Bordetella genomosp. 11 containing:
- a CDS encoding SDR family oxidoreductase; its protein translation is MRETDSLSLSGRVAIVTGGGSGLGKAICQALAEDGVRVVVADYDERAAQGVAQALPEKRGDALHLDVGNEEQVRDALRQTAERHGRLDILINNAGVDVTAPLEELRVADWERVVRTNLTGPFLICKYGLAHLNKGGHIVNIASTAARRAWPNASVYHATKWGLLGLSHALHAELRPKGIKVSAVIAGGMRTPFLLDRFPDIDTDTLQDPANVARTVRFLLTQPAETVIPEVMVLPMRETSWP
- a CDS encoding D-glycero-alpha-D-manno-heptose-1,7-bisphosphate 7-phosphatase gives rise to the protein MAMMKPAIFLDKDGTLLDDVPYNVDPARMAWAPGAREGIAMMGQLGHPLIVISNQPGVALGRFDEAALTAVRRRLSVMFRSQGAQLAGFYYCPHHPQGTRPAYSVSCVCRKPMPGLLRRAAADHGVDLRASWFVGDILNDVEAGTRAGCHTVLLDNGHETEWQPGRWRTPDEVVPDLFMAARLIARKLRRIPMLGKESA